The following proteins come from a genomic window of Microbacterium lemovicicum:
- a CDS encoding gamma carbonic anhydrase family protein — protein sequence MPIAEGASVLSVAGRAPSVPESAFVAPGARVVGDVVMGESSSIWYNAVVRGDSDRITLGAGSNLQDNVSVHVDAGHPVVIGADVSVGHNAVVHGCTVGDGSLIGMGSVILSGAVIGAGCLVAGGAVVLEGTVVPDGSLVAGVPAKVRRELTAEEREKILRNARIYREHLAAHADARAL from the coding sequence ATGCCGATCGCCGAGGGTGCCTCCGTCCTGTCCGTCGCCGGGAGAGCGCCCTCGGTGCCGGAGAGCGCGTTCGTCGCCCCCGGGGCCCGCGTGGTGGGCGACGTCGTCATGGGGGAGTCCTCGAGCATCTGGTACAACGCCGTCGTCCGCGGCGACAGCGACCGCATCACGCTCGGCGCGGGCAGCAACCTGCAGGACAACGTCTCGGTGCACGTCGACGCCGGTCACCCGGTCGTGATCGGAGCGGACGTGTCCGTCGGGCACAACGCCGTCGTCCACGGCTGCACGGTCGGCGACGGCTCGCTGATCGGCATGGGCAGCGTCATCCTCTCCGGCGCCGTCATCGGAGCCGGATGCCTCGTCGCCGGGGGAGCGGTCGTGCTCGAGGGGACGGTCGTGCCCGACGGGTCGCTGGTGGCGGGCGTCCCCGCGAAGGTGCGGCGCGAGCTGACGGCGGAGGAGCGGGAGAAGATCCTCCGCAATGCGCGGATCTACCGCGAGCACCTGGCCGCGCACGCCGACGCGCGCGCCCTCTGA